Proteins encoded within one genomic window of Panacibacter microcysteis:
- a CDS encoding CcoQ/FixQ family Cbb3-type cytochrome c oxidase assembly chaperone has protein sequence MNFLNYLEKITGVDVFGLTSFMIFFVFFVVMSLWAWRADRKLIDVMKQIPLDKTEINN, from the coding sequence ATGAATTTCCTCAATTATTTAGAAAAGATAACCGGCGTAGACGTTTTCGGGCTCACATCATTCATGATCTTCTTCGTCTTCTTCGTTGTAATGTCACTCTGGGCATGGCGTGCCGACAGGAAGCTGATTGATGTAATGAAACAGATTCCGCTGGATAAAACTGAAATAAATAACTAA